One window of Sphingobacteriales bacterium genomic DNA carries:
- a CDS encoding helix-hairpin-helix domain-containing protein, with protein sequence MRNPFIKYLFWFIGLACIYAVPLQAQPLPEGKEDNLPSVDEMIENLTEDLEDAEIDYDTYQEKLYDYLQKPLKLNKVDYDDISELGLLSDIQINGILNYRNMIGNFISIYELQSVPELDMETCRRIAPFFTAGDLDDFHIPVKHLFYKGQHQIFIRYTRLLENQAGFIPSTQSDGTEAPRYKGSPERIYTRYRYNYGTRLSYGFTAEKDPGEEFFRGSQKRGFDFYSAHLYLRNIGVFKHVALGDYEIRLGQGLIAWTGLAFRKSSFVMNIARNSQPVKAYTSVNEALFYRGGAATVGHKNWEATLFASYKPIDANLTTQVSDTTIVDVETEEGDVVIEDAAELQEASSLLISGLHRTDAELADRNAIRQFVTGGSMGYKSRKLQLCFNSIYTRLDANLVPQTSAYNQYRFTGNELLNISMDYRFLWRNFHFFGETAISDNGGLATLNGLLVALDSKVSLSVLHRYYQRNFQTLYAAPFAESTLPNNETGTFIGLFLKPIYKIEISAYADIYKHPWLKFLTDAPSHGADFLLQATFKPVRDYEMYLRFRTETKGRNTPDNITVTDYLSDQLRGNLRYHLQCRISKTITLKTRLETTWYKHGEPPAEFGYMIMQDFIFKPLSFPLSFSTRFALFDTPSYNTRIYAYENDVLFVFSVPPYYNRGSRFYLTLRYKVFKNLDVWLRFAQTYWANQDSIGTGNDQIEGNTRSEVKAMMRVKF encoded by the coding sequence ATGCGTAATCCATTTATTAAATATCTCTTTTGGTTTATAGGGTTGGCTTGTATTTACGCCGTTCCCTTGCAGGCGCAGCCTTTACCCGAAGGTAAGGAAGATAACCTGCCCTCAGTAGATGAAATGATAGAAAACCTGACCGAAGATTTGGAAGATGCCGAAATTGATTACGATACCTATCAGGAAAAACTGTATGATTATTTGCAAAAGCCATTAAAACTCAACAAAGTAGATTACGATGATATTTCGGAACTGGGTCTGCTATCTGATATTCAGATTAACGGTATTCTGAACTACCGGAATATGATTGGCAACTTTATTTCAATTTACGAGTTGCAATCAGTACCTGAGTTGGATATGGAAACCTGCCGGCGCATAGCTCCTTTTTTTACTGCCGGAGATTTGGACGATTTTCATATTCCCGTTAAACATCTGTTTTACAAAGGCCAGCATCAGATTTTCATTCGTTATACGCGTTTACTCGAAAATCAGGCAGGATTTATTCCTTCTACACAATCTGACGGCACGGAAGCCCCTCGATACAAAGGCAGCCCCGAACGGATATATACCCGCTACCGTTACAATTACGGCACCCGCCTCAGTTATGGTTTTACGGCAGAAAAGGATCCGGGTGAGGAGTTTTTCCGTGGCTCCCAAAAACGAGGGTTTGATTTTTATTCTGCACATCTATACCTGCGCAATATTGGGGTGTTTAAACATGTTGCACTTGGAGATTACGAAATCAGACTGGGACAAGGACTAATAGCCTGGACGGGTTTAGCATTCCGAAAAAGCAGTTTTGTGATGAACATTGCCCGAAACAGCCAACCGGTTAAAGCCTACACCTCAGTCAATGAGGCGTTGTTTTACCGCGGTGGGGCTGCTACTGTTGGGCATAAAAACTGGGAAGCTACGCTGTTTGCTTCCTACAAGCCAATTGATGCCAATTTAACAACTCAGGTATCAGATACCACCATAGTTGATGTTGAAACCGAAGAAGGGGATGTGGTGATTGAAGATGCCGCCGAATTACAGGAAGCATCATCTCTCTTGATTTCAGGCTTACATCGTACTGATGCCGAACTTGCCGATCGAAATGCTATTCGTCAGTTTGTTACCGGTGGCAGTATGGGTTACAAAAGCCGTAAGTTACAACTATGCTTCAACTCCATCTACACCCGTTTAGATGCCAACCTTGTTCCACAAACATCTGCGTACAATCAATACCGGTTTACAGGAAATGAACTGCTCAATATCAGTATGGACTACCGGTTTTTATGGCGCAATTTTCATTTTTTTGGAGAAACTGCAATAAGCGATAACGGCGGGCTTGCCACCTTAAATGGCTTGCTGGTGGCACTTGACTCAAAAGTATCCTTGTCTGTTTTGCACCGTTATTATCAGCGCAATTTTCAAACCCTTTATGCTGCACCCTTTGCCGAAAGCACGCTGCCTAACAATGAAACCGGAACTTTTATCGGGCTGTTTCTGAAACCAATCTACAAAATTGAAATCAGCGCTTATGCAGATATTTACAAACACCCCTGGTTAAAATTTTTGACCGATGCCCCGTCACACGGAGCAGATTTTTTGCTGCAAGCAACTTTCAAACCTGTTCGCGACTATGAAATGTATCTCAGGTTCAGAACCGAAACAAAAGGCAGAAACACACCCGATAACATAACAGTTACTGACTACCTGAGCGACCAATTGAGAGGCAACCTGCGCTATCATCTGCAATGCAGAATCAGCAAAACCATCACCCTTAAAACCAGGCTCGAAACAACTTGGTACAAACATGGCGAACCCCCTGCCGAGTTTGGATATATGATTATGCAAGACTTTATTTTTAAACCCCTTTCTTTTCCGCTTTCTTTCTCAACAAGGTTTGCACTGTTCGACACCCCTTCTTACAATACCCGGATTTATGCTTATGAAAACGATGTGCTGTTTGTGTTCAGCGTTCCGCCATACTACAACCGCGGCAGCCGTTTTTACCTCACCCTTCGATACAAAGTGTTTAAAAATTTAGATGTATGGCTGCGGTTTGCTCAAACCTATTGGGCAAATCAGGATAGTATTGGTACTGGAAATGACCAAATTGAAGGCAACACCAGATCAGAGGTTAAAGCCATGATGCGGGTCAAATTTTAG